Proteins found in one bacterium genomic segment:
- the rplL gene encoding 50S ribosomal protein L7/L12: protein MSKEEIKEALGKMTVVELAEMVKELEEEWGVTAAAPVAVAAASGAAAGAAAEEEEKTEFNVILSSYGDKKIQVIKEVRAITGLGLQAAKELVESAPSTVKEGIEKEEAAKIKEQIEGAGGIVEIK, encoded by the coding sequence ATGAGCAAAGAGGAAATCAAAGAGGCCCTGGGTAAAATGACCGTCGTCGAGCTCGCCGAAATGGTAAAGGAGCTCGAGGAGGAGTGGGGCGTCACCGCCGCCGCTCCCGTCGCCGTGGCAGCCGCTTCGGGCGCCGCGGCCGGCGCGGCCGCCGAAGAGGAGGAGAAGACCGAGTTCAACGTCATCCTCTCCAGCTACGGCGATAAAAAGATCCAGGTCATCAAGGAGGTTCGGGCGATAACCGGCCTCGGTCTCCAGGCGGCCAAGGAGCTCGTGGAGAGCGCACCCTCGACCGTCAAGGAGGGTATCGAGAAGGAAGAGGCCGCCAAGATAAAGGAGCAGATCGAGGGCGCCGGGGGCATCGTCGAGATCAAGTAA
- the rplJ gene encoding 50S ribosomal protein L10 yields the protein MTREEKRTVVAELTETLSAADCALFVNMIGQTVAETTELRRRVRGSDSRLRQVKNTLTKLALGSLGREAALPLLDGPTALATTTHPVELSRVLVGFNKEYEDKLEIRGGWLFDKILDFQSVVELSKCPPLPEMRAKTLGLFLAPMASFLSLLNQVPASFVRVLAAKAAQEGP from the coding sequence GTGACCCGCGAGGAGAAGAGAACCGTCGTTGCCGAGCTGACCGAGACCCTCTCGGCGGCCGACTGCGCCCTCTTCGTCAACATGATCGGCCAGACCGTGGCCGAGACGACGGAGCTCCGGCGGCGCGTGCGCGGCAGCGACTCCCGTTTGCGACAGGTCAAGAACACGCTGACCAAGTTAGCCCTGGGCTCGCTCGGGCGCGAGGCGGCCCTGCCCCTTTTGGACGGGCCCACGGCCTTGGCCACGACGACGCACCCCGTCGAGCTTTCCCGGGTGCTGGTCGGTTTCAACAAGGAATACGAGGACAAGCTGGAAATCCGGGGCGGCTGGCTTTTCGACAAGATACTCGATTTTCAGAGTGTCGTGGAGTTGTCGAAGTGCCCGCCCCTGCCCGAGATGCGCGCCAAAACCTTGGGGCTGTTCTTGGCGCCCATGGCGAGCTTCTTGAGCCTTTTGAACCAGGTTCCCGCTTCGTTCGTGCGCGTGCTCGCGGCAAAGGCCGCCCAGGAAGGGCCCTAG
- the rpoB gene encoding DNA-directed RNA polymerase subunit beta, whose product MPEKTPAPATEGKSAAEGKSASAEMSTSAGYLRPKGKAFYGKNGKYPRTHRTSYAKLPIAMELPNLLQVQRDSFNNFLQQGVPASKRLRQGLQYAFERVFPIEDPSGVFRLEFVRYKLDLPKYEVEECKDRDMTYGAPLKVTFRLDVYSVDRKHKEDRQLIDKREETLYLGELPMMTDSGTFIINGAERVVVSQLHRSPGVFFKEDQQPGGRKLYSSRIIPVRGSWLDFSIDANDVMYLSIDRKRKMLITTFLRALGYASNAEILAIFASGNPIPVGDKKRIVGGALATKIFDPQSKNPDDVLFEYGTRIDEEVYQTLVEVGIRHVRLLPDLVPITDSARLLGAISLEDVIDMSSGELLVEADREITPEIFTQLAEAGIEAVRVIPEPDTIWFSVIRNTLEKDSMPSKVESALRVYTLLRPGEPPNTEAAVKFFNTLFFNVRRYDLGNVGRKKLNDKLKMSLPLEEHRLDRDDIIETCRYLLKLRGGDPGASTDDIDHLGNRIVLSVGELLEDVCHVGIARLERVARDRMAVQEPGRCMPSDLINSKPLTGAIKEFFGSSALSQFMDQVNPLSELTHKRRVSALGPGGLSRDRATFEVRDVHYTHYGRLCPIETPEGPNIGLISSLSTYARINSFGLIETPYRRVVNGNVGDEIEYLSADEEENLIVAQANVEVDDEGRITDNLVLARFQSEFIRVKPTEVTYMDVSPKQVISISTSLIPFLEHDDANRALMGSNMQRQAVPLMTTESPLVGTGVEEIAARDSGVLIIARRPGTVFYVSATRIEVETKDVDEYTGLFERDVYELKRYVRSNQDTCINQKPIVSTGQKVKVGDVLADGQATAGGELALGCNVLVAFIPWYGYNYEDAIIISAELVQDDNFTSIHIEEYEIECRETNLGREEITADIPNVSADSLRNLDEAGIIRVGASVKPGDILVGKVAPKGETELTPEESLLRAIFGEKAKDVRDASLKAPPGLEGKIIGVKTFSRKSKERSDHLTESELDSIEDYKRYKEEELARLEKEEGYALKRLLVEKWPKIKATEARAKAQDIVDELIEVDVDFAERIVDTLDRYEEMKARVDLQTKIKIDRIERGDELPPGIYSIVKVYVARKSRLSVGDKMAGRHGNKGVVSIVVPQEDMPYMPDGTPIQMVLNPLGVPSRMNVGQIMETHLGWASRELERYVATPVFEGATEEEVKELLREAGLPEDGKSVLYDGKTGEPFDSPVTVGYMYMMKLSHLAEEKIHARSIGPYSLVTQQPLGGRAQMGGQRFGEMEVWAIEAYGAAHTLRELLTVKSDDVPGRSKMYEAIVKGENTPEPGIPESFNVLRRELMGLCLDMQLEE is encoded by the coding sequence ATGCCCGAGAAAACCCCGGCCCCTGCGACCGAAGGTAAATCTGCGGCCGAAGGTAAATCCGCGTCCGCAGAAATGTCCACGTCCGCAGGGTATCTGCGCCCGAAGGGAAAAGCTTTCTACGGTAAAAATGGGAAGTACCCACGGACCCACCGCACCTCCTACGCCAAGCTCCCCATCGCCATGGAGCTCCCCAACCTGTTGCAGGTGCAGCGTGACAGCTTCAACAACTTCCTGCAGCAGGGCGTCCCGGCGTCCAAACGCCTCCGTCAGGGCCTGCAGTACGCCTTCGAGCGGGTGTTCCCCATCGAGGACCCCTCGGGCGTTTTCCGCCTCGAATTCGTGCGCTACAAGCTCGACCTGCCCAAGTACGAGGTCGAGGAGTGCAAAGACCGGGACATGACCTACGGGGCTCCTTTGAAGGTCACCTTCCGCCTCGACGTGTACTCGGTTGACCGCAAGCACAAGGAGGACCGCCAGCTCATAGACAAGCGGGAGGAGACGCTGTACCTGGGCGAGTTGCCGATGATGACCGACTCGGGTACGTTCATCATCAACGGCGCGGAGCGGGTCGTGGTCAGCCAGCTCCACCGCTCGCCCGGAGTCTTCTTCAAGGAGGACCAGCAGCCCGGAGGCCGCAAGCTCTACTCTTCCCGGATCATCCCCGTCCGCGGCTCGTGGCTGGACTTTTCCATAGACGCCAACGACGTGATGTACCTCTCCATTGACCGCAAGCGCAAGATGCTCATCACCACGTTCCTGCGGGCGCTGGGGTATGCGTCGAACGCGGAGATATTGGCGATTTTCGCCTCGGGCAACCCCATCCCCGTCGGGGATAAGAAGCGGATCGTCGGCGGCGCCCTGGCCACCAAAATTTTCGACCCCCAATCCAAGAACCCCGACGACGTCCTGTTCGAGTACGGGACACGGATAGACGAAGAGGTCTACCAGACCCTGGTCGAGGTGGGAATCCGCCACGTCCGGCTGCTGCCCGATCTGGTGCCGATCACCGACAGCGCGCGGCTCCTGGGCGCCATCTCCCTCGAGGACGTCATAGACATGAGCTCCGGCGAGCTTCTGGTCGAGGCCGACCGGGAGATCACCCCGGAGATATTCACACAGCTCGCCGAGGCGGGCATCGAGGCGGTAAGGGTCATCCCCGAGCCCGACACCATCTGGTTCTCCGTCATCCGCAACACCCTGGAGAAGGACTCCATGCCCTCCAAGGTGGAGTCGGCCCTGCGTGTCTACACCCTGCTGCGTCCCGGGGAGCCGCCCAACACCGAGGCGGCGGTGAAGTTCTTCAACACTCTCTTCTTCAACGTGCGCCGCTACGATCTGGGCAACGTGGGTCGCAAGAAGCTCAACGACAAGCTGAAGATGAGCCTGCCCCTGGAGGAGCACCGCCTGGACCGGGACGACATCATCGAGACCTGCCGCTACCTGTTGAAGCTGCGGGGAGGCGACCCGGGCGCCTCCACGGACGACATTGACCACCTGGGGAACCGTATAGTGCTCAGCGTGGGCGAGCTCTTGGAGGACGTGTGCCACGTGGGCATCGCCCGCCTGGAGCGCGTCGCCCGCGACCGCATGGCCGTCCAGGAACCGGGCCGGTGCATGCCCTCGGATCTCATCAACTCCAAGCCGCTCACCGGGGCCATAAAGGAGTTCTTCGGCTCCTCGGCCCTGTCGCAGTTCATGGACCAGGTCAACCCGCTCTCCGAGCTGACCCACAAGAGGCGCGTTTCGGCACTGGGCCCCGGTGGTCTCTCGCGCGACCGCGCCACCTTCGAGGTGCGTGACGTCCACTACACCCACTACGGGCGGCTATGCCCCATCGAGACCCCGGAGGGGCCGAACATCGGCCTGATCAGCTCCCTTTCCACCTACGCCCGCATCAACTCCTTCGGCCTCATCGAGACCCCCTACCGACGAGTGGTGAACGGGAATGTAGGCGATGAGATAGAGTACCTCTCGGCGGACGAGGAGGAGAACCTGATCGTCGCCCAGGCCAACGTGGAGGTGGACGACGAGGGGCGGATCACGGACAACCTGGTCCTCGCCCGTTTCCAGAGCGAGTTCATCCGCGTCAAGCCCACCGAAGTCACCTACATGGACGTGAGCCCGAAGCAGGTGATCAGCATATCCACCTCCCTCATCCCCTTCCTGGAGCACGACGACGCCAACCGGGCCCTGATGGGCTCCAACATGCAGCGCCAGGCGGTGCCCCTCATGACCACCGAGTCTCCCCTGGTGGGCACCGGCGTGGAGGAGATTGCCGCCCGGGACTCGGGGGTCCTGATCATCGCCCGGCGGCCCGGCACCGTATTTTACGTCTCCGCCACCCGGATCGAGGTCGAGACCAAGGACGTGGACGAGTACACCGGCCTCTTCGAGCGCGATGTCTACGAACTGAAGCGCTACGTGCGCTCGAACCAGGACACCTGCATCAACCAGAAGCCCATCGTTTCCACGGGTCAGAAGGTGAAGGTGGGGGACGTGCTGGCCGACGGCCAGGCCACGGCCGGCGGTGAGCTGGCCCTGGGGTGCAACGTCCTGGTCGCCTTCATCCCCTGGTACGGTTACAACTACGAGGACGCCATCATCATCTCCGCGGAGCTGGTACAGGACGACAACTTCACCTCCATCCACATCGAGGAGTACGAGATAGAGTGCCGGGAGACCAACCTCGGCCGCGAGGAGATTACCGCGGACATCCCCAACGTCTCGGCCGACAGCCTGCGCAACCTGGACGAGGCGGGGATAATCCGCGTCGGCGCCAGCGTAAAGCCGGGCGACATCCTCGTCGGCAAGGTCGCTCCCAAGGGCGAGACCGAGCTGACCCCCGAGGAGAGCCTGTTGCGGGCCATCTTCGGCGAGAAGGCCAAGGACGTTCGCGACGCCTCCCTCAAGGCACCTCCCGGACTCGAGGGCAAGATAATCGGCGTCAAGACCTTCTCCCGAAAATCCAAAGAGCGCTCGGACCACCTCACCGAGAGCGAGCTCGACTCCATCGAGGACTACAAGCGGTACAAGGAGGAGGAGCTGGCGCGCCTGGAGAAGGAAGAGGGGTACGCCCTCAAGCGGCTTCTCGTCGAGAAGTGGCCCAAGATAAAGGCCACCGAGGCCCGCGCCAAGGCCCAGGACATCGTGGACGAGCTCATCGAGGTGGACGTTGACTTCGCCGAGCGCATCGTGGACACCCTGGACCGATACGAGGAGATGAAGGCCAGGGTGGACCTGCAAACCAAGATAAAGATTGACCGCATCGAGCGCGGCGACGAGCTTCCCCCTGGCATCTACTCCATCGTCAAGGTGTACGTGGCCCGCAAGAGCCGCCTCTCGGTGGGCGACAAGATGGCCGGGCGCCACGGAAACAAGGGCGTCGTCTCCATCGTCGTGCCCCAGGAGGACATGCCCTACATGCCCGACGGGACGCCCATTCAGATGGTGCTGAACCCCCTGGGCGTGCCGAGCCGGATGAACGTGGGACAGATTATGGAGACCCACCTCGGCTGGGCGTCGCGCGAGCTCGAGCGCTACGTGGCCACGCCCGTCTTCGAGGGGGCCACCGAGGAAGAGGTGAAGGAGTTGCTCCGGGAGGCCGGGCTGCCCGAGGACGGCAAGAGCGTCCTCTACGACGGCAAGACCGGGGAGCCCTTCGATTCCCCCGTCACCGTGGGCTACATGTACATGATGAAGCTCTCCCACCTGGCCGAGGAGAAAATCCACGCGCGGTCCATCGGCCCGTACTCCCTCGTCACCCAGCAGCCGCTGGGCGGCCGGGCGCAGATGGGCGGGCAGCGGTTCGGCGAGATGGAGGTCTGGGCCATCGAGGCCTACGGCGCCGCCCACACCCTGCGGGAGCTTCTCACCGTCAAGTCCGACGACGTGCCGGGCCGGTCGAAGATGTACGAGGCCATCGTCAAGGGCGAGAACACGCCGGAGCCCGGCATACCCGAGAGCTTCAACGTGCTGCGGCGCGAATTGATGGGGCTCTGCCTGGACATGCAGCTGGAGGAGTGA
- the lat gene encoding L-lysine 6-transaminase yields MSINLTPDQVLPTLKKYMLADGYGDLVFDLERSKGAIIYDKLQNRELLDFFTCFASSPIGYNHPKLTAPDILKKLACVAVNKPSNSDVYTTEMAEFVATWARIAMPDYARHLFLVSGGGLAVENALKAAFDYKTRRNLEDGVWRDDAEAQAHENELVVIHFKQAFHGRTGYTISLTNTADPRKYKYYPKFDWPRINSPGINFSLPEPERWELCAEQEEQAVEEIRTAFAKHPHGVAAIIIEPIQAEGGDRHFRFEFHRKLRELADEADAMLIHDEVQTGFGLTGKFWASEHLGVRPDIIVFGKKSQVCGIMAGEKVDRVKYNVFSAEAAPDGTVPGSSRLNSTFGGNLVDMVRCQAYLEVIEEEHLVENAARVGAHLLEGLHSAIEGTAATGARGLGLMIAFDLPTGEERARGWRAMYDRGLFAITCGARSIRFRPPLNLTEAQADRGLEIVRQALKSL; encoded by the coding sequence GTGTCCATTAACCTCACCCCCGACCAGGTCCTCCCCACCCTGAAGAAGTACATGCTGGCCGACGGTTACGGCGACCTGGTCTTCGATCTGGAGCGCTCCAAGGGCGCGATCATCTACGACAAGCTCCAAAACCGCGAGCTTCTCGACTTCTTCACCTGCTTCGCCAGCTCGCCCATCGGGTACAACCACCCAAAACTCACCGCGCCCGACATCCTGAAGAAGCTGGCCTGTGTGGCGGTGAACAAGCCGTCCAACTCCGACGTTTACACCACGGAGATGGCGGAGTTCGTGGCGACCTGGGCGCGCATCGCCATGCCCGATTACGCCAGGCACCTCTTCCTGGTCTCCGGCGGCGGTCTGGCGGTGGAGAACGCCCTGAAGGCCGCCTTCGATTACAAGACCAGGCGCAACCTGGAGGACGGCGTCTGGAGGGACGACGCCGAGGCCCAGGCCCACGAGAACGAGCTGGTCGTCATCCACTTCAAGCAGGCCTTCCACGGCCGCACCGGCTACACCATCTCGCTCACCAACACCGCCGACCCCCGCAAGTACAAGTACTACCCGAAGTTCGACTGGCCCCGCATCAATTCCCCCGGCATCAACTTCAGCCTCCCCGAGCCGGAGCGCTGGGAGCTCTGCGCCGAGCAGGAGGAGCAGGCGGTCGAGGAGATACGCACCGCCTTCGCCAAGCACCCCCACGGCGTCGCCGCGATAATCATCGAACCGATCCAGGCCGAGGGCGGGGACCGCCACTTCCGCTTCGAGTTCCACCGGAAACTCCGCGAGCTGGCCGACGAGGCCGACGCCATGCTCATCCACGACGAGGTCCAGACGGGCTTCGGCCTGACGGGGAAGTTCTGGGCCTCGGAGCACCTGGGCGTCCGACCGGACATCATCGTCTTCGGCAAGAAGAGCCAGGTGTGCGGAATCATGGCCGGGGAGAAGGTGGACCGCGTCAAGTACAACGTCTTCTCCGCCGAGGCGGCGCCCGATGGGACGGTCCCCGGATCGAGCCGCCTCAACTCCACCTTCGGCGGGAATCTGGTGGACATGGTCCGCTGCCAGGCGTACCTCGAGGTCATCGAGGAGGAACACCTGGTGGAGAACGCCGCCCGGGTCGGCGCGCACCTCCTCGAGGGGCTCCACTCGGCCATCGAGGGGACGGCCGCCACCGGGGCGCGGGGACTGGGCCTGATGATCGCCTTCGACCTCCCCACGGGCGAGGAGCGAGCCAGGGGCTGGCGGGCGATGTACGACCGCGGGCTCTTCGCCATCACCTGCGGGGCGCGCTCCATCCGCTTCCGACCGCCCCTGAACCTGACGGAGGCCCAGGCGGACCGGGGGCTGGAAATAGTCCGCCAGGCGCTAAAGTCGCTCTAA
- the rplK gene encoding 50S ribosomal protein L11 yields MAKKKVLAVIKLQCPAGAATPAPPVGPALGQYGINIGEFCKAFNSQTADQAGLVIPALITIYADRSFTFELKTPPAAVLIKKYVKLAKGSGEPNREKVGALTQAQLRRIAEIKMPDSNCHTIEACMEMVAGTARSMGVEIEG; encoded by the coding sequence ATGGCTAAGAAAAAGGTTCTGGCGGTAATCAAGCTCCAGTGTCCCGCCGGCGCGGCCACTCCGGCGCCGCCGGTCGGACCGGCGTTGGGCCAGTACGGCATCAACATCGGCGAGTTCTGCAAGGCCTTCAACTCCCAGACCGCCGATCAGGCCGGCCTGGTGATCCCCGCGTTGATCACCATTTACGCCGACCGGAGCTTCACCTTCGAGCTCAAGACCCCCCCCGCGGCCGTCTTGATCAAAAAGTACGTGAAGCTGGCCAAGGGTTCGGGCGAGCCGAACCGCGAGAAGGTCGGCGCGCTCACCCAGGCCCAGCTGCGCAGGATCGCCGAGATCAAGATGCCCGACTCCAACTGCCACACCATCGAGGCCTGCATGGAGATGGTGGCGGGCACGGCGCGGTCCATGGGGGTCGAGATCGAGGGGTGA
- the rplA gene encoding 50S ribosomal protein L1 yields the protein MPTGKRMREMSQRVPREPVLLRDALVLVKEMAVEKFDATCDIAIRLGVDPRKAEENIRGSCPAPAGLGRKVTVLAFVGGEKLQEARDAGADIIGDDEIIEKIQNGWIEFDKVVATPDQMKSLAKLGRILGPKKLMPSPKDGTVTFEIDKAIALLKTGQINFRVDKAGIVHAQVGKVSFDVDALARNAMSLLDTLVRLRPASVKGRYIKSIHVSSTMGPSVKVDPKISVEDIHV from the coding sequence ATGCCCACCGGCAAGAGGATGCGGGAGATGAGCCAGAGGGTTCCCCGGGAACCTGTTCTGCTCAGGGACGCCCTGGTGCTGGTCAAGGAGATGGCGGTCGAGAAATTCGACGCCACCTGTGACATCGCGATCCGACTGGGCGTTGACCCGCGCAAAGCCGAGGAGAACATCCGCGGCTCCTGCCCGGCCCCGGCCGGGTTGGGACGCAAGGTCACGGTGCTGGCCTTCGTCGGCGGCGAGAAGCTGCAGGAGGCCAGGGACGCCGGCGCCGACATCATCGGCGACGATGAAATCATCGAGAAAATCCAGAACGGCTGGATCGAGTTCGACAAGGTGGTGGCCACGCCGGATCAGATGAAATCCCTGGCCAAGCTGGGGCGGATCCTCGGTCCGAAGAAGCTGATGCCTTCACCCAAAGACGGTACGGTGACCTTCGAGATAGACAAGGCCATCGCTCTTTTAAAAACCGGTCAGATCAACTTCCGCGTGGACAAGGCCGGCATAGTGCACGCCCAAGTCGGCAAGGTCTCCTTCGACGTGGACGCACTCGCCCGCAATGCGATGAGCCTGTTGGACACGCTCGTCCGCCTGCGGCCGGCCTCGGTCAAGGGCCGGTACATCAAGAGCATCCACGTCTCGAGCACCATGGGGCCCAGCGTCAAGGTCGATCCGAAAATCAGCGTGGAGGATATCCACGTTTGA
- the nusG gene encoding transcription termination/antitermination protein NusG, producing the protein MTDEAERPVEGDTALEATEEAAAETGPPTHTAEGKKLFWYAVYVYSGHEKKVLGNLRRRIELSDIPHLFGEVVVPSEDVLVQRSGRSAKTSRPYFPGYVIFQMVGRDHELEKADDRDFIAVTNLVISTPGVRGFVGGRRDPAPLDSEEVARVLHTEESKTERIKDVPFSHGDQVRITDGPFANFDGIVEEVMADRHKVHVAVTVFGRATQIEIDIGHLVKT; encoded by the coding sequence ATGACCGACGAGGCCGAAAGACCGGTTGAGGGGGATACCGCGCTCGAGGCGACCGAAGAGGCCGCCGCCGAGACCGGTCCGCCCACGCACACCGCCGAGGGCAAGAAGCTCTTCTGGTACGCGGTTTACGTGTACTCGGGCCACGAGAAGAAGGTGCTGGGCAACCTCCGGCGCAGGATCGAGCTCTCCGACATCCCCCACCTCTTCGGGGAGGTCGTGGTGCCCTCGGAGGACGTGCTCGTCCAGCGTTCCGGTCGCAGCGCGAAGACTTCGCGCCCCTACTTCCCGGGCTACGTCATCTTCCAGATGGTCGGCCGGGACCACGAGCTGGAGAAGGCCGACGACCGCGACTTCATCGCGGTGACCAACCTGGTCATCAGCACGCCGGGCGTGCGTGGCTTCGTGGGCGGACGACGCGACCCCGCCCCCCTGGATTCGGAAGAGGTGGCGCGCGTCCTCCACACCGAGGAGTCGAAGACCGAGCGGATCAAGGATGTCCCATTCTCCCACGGCGACCAGGTGCGGATCACCGACGGGCCCTTCGCCAACTTCGACGGAATCGTCGAGGAGGTCATGGCGGACCGCCACAAGGTCCACGTCGCCGTCACGGTTTTCGGCCGGGCGACCCAGATCGAAATAGATATCGGCCATCTCGTAAAGACGTAG
- the rpmG gene encoding 50S ribosomal protein L33, protein MQQQSDTGMVSNRDIIALACTKCKRKNYTLTKNKKKHQGKLELIKYCPWDRERTVHREAKP, encoded by the coding sequence ATGCAGCAACAGTCGGATACCGGCATGGTCTCAAACCGCGACATCATCGCTCTCGCATGCACCAAGTGCAAGCGGAAAAACTACACCCTGACGAAGAACAAAAAGAAGCACCAGGGCAAGCTGGAGCTTATAAAGTACTGCCCGTGGGACCGTGAGCGGACGGTTCACCGCGAGGCCAAACCCTAG
- the secE gene encoding preprotein translocase subunit SecE — protein sequence MFDRIKKFIRETRVELSKVTWPTRREVFSSTLIIIAMSAFLAVLIGVFDFGMSKLIDWILSQR from the coding sequence ATGTTTGACAGGATAAAAAAGTTCATCCGCGAGACGAGGGTCGAGCTCTCCAAGGTCACCTGGCCCACGCGGCGGGAGGTCTTCTCCTCCACCCTGATCATCATCGCCATGAGCGCCTTTCTGGCCGTGCTCATCGGGGTGTTCGATTTCGGGATGTCCAAGCTCATAGACTGGATTCTGAGCCAACGCTGA